The proteins below are encoded in one region of Pseudomonas entomophila L48:
- a CDS encoding helix-turn-helix transcriptional regulator: MKLTDSLEHRHDPHLYLQLGELVASTGDEHFAEQMLLLVGNQVPIHRLDLSEWTLENDPASISRIKVLGSAGLHHDLPIQEHLRHPLLQSILCMQDPLLIQINAQASAQHPRRNAHQCNLVSCNGDRRWVICFQRLPSQRGFSLTELSLLKSLSDTLLPLVEHHAHLLQQACLRRVGVEALDEAGSLRHVFGERLSQEAVRLSTREQEVCIGLLTGGTVPQMAQRLNVKNSSVETYLKRATAKLGVSGRHGLARWMAGA, translated from the coding sequence ATGAAGCTGACCGACAGCCTCGAACACCGTCACGACCCGCACCTGTACCTGCAGTTGGGTGAACTGGTTGCCAGCACGGGTGACGAGCATTTCGCCGAACAGATGCTCCTGCTGGTCGGCAACCAGGTGCCGATCCATCGGCTCGACCTCAGCGAATGGACCCTCGAGAACGACCCGGCCAGCATCAGCCGGATCAAGGTGCTGGGCAGCGCCGGCCTGCACCATGACCTGCCCATCCAGGAACACCTGCGTCACCCGTTGCTGCAAAGCATCCTGTGTATGCAGGACCCGCTGCTGATCCAGATCAACGCCCAGGCCAGCGCCCAGCACCCCCGGCGCAATGCCCACCAGTGCAACCTGGTGTCATGCAATGGCGACCGGCGCTGGGTCATCTGTTTCCAGCGCCTGCCGAGCCAGCGCGGTTTCTCCCTGACAGAACTGTCGTTGCTCAAAAGCCTGTCGGACACCTTGCTGCCATTGGTCGAACACCACGCGCACCTGCTTCAGCAAGCCTGCCTGCGCCGGGTCGGCGTGGAGGCACTGGATGAAGCCGGCTCTTTACGCCATGTGTTCGGCGAGCGCCTGAGCCAGGAGGCCGTGCGCCTGTCCACGCGCGAGCAGGAAGTCTGCATCGGCCTGTTGACCGGTGGCACCGTGCCGCAGATGGCCCAGCGCCTGAATGTGAAGAACAGCTCCGTGGAAACCTACCTCAAGCGAGCCACCGCCAAGCTGGGGGTCAGTGGCCGCCACGGCCTGGCCCGCTGGATGGCCGGTGCCTGA
- a CDS encoding efflux transporter outer membrane subunit yields the protein MTRLLLPLLATVLAGCTLAPDYQRPDAPSADHYPSGVAYSGGPSASALPLEWQAVFHDPVLRQLLDTAMANNRDLRVAALNVEGYRAQYRIQRAELLPKVAANAQGQRQYLPRSRTGSKGMISSQQSATVGISAYELDLFGRLRSLSDQALLTYLASDEARRSAELSLVTSVAGAYLTWRADQELLALSTQTLQADEQSLRLTQRQHRTGTLSALDAIQATTRVDSSRAAVARYTRLAAQDLNQLNRLVGVEVSATLPALPLADDQIARVPAGLPADLLQRRPDIREAEYQLRAANANIGAARAAFFPSITLTANAGASSRQLADLFDAGSGTWLFQPQINLPLFNAGSLRASLDYAKVQKNIQVARYEKSIQSAFQEVADGLAARATFQRQLQAQRDLVAASQRYHDLAEHRYRTGIDSSLTFLDAQRALFNAQEGLINDRLAQLLAEVNLFAALGGGWEETPGLAYQRSPARPK from the coding sequence ATGACCCGATTGCTCCTGCCGCTGCTGGCCACCGTGTTGGCCGGCTGCACCCTCGCCCCGGACTACCAGCGCCCGGACGCCCCCAGTGCTGACCACTACCCCAGCGGTGTGGCCTACAGCGGTGGGCCATCGGCCTCGGCGCTGCCGCTGGAATGGCAAGCGGTGTTCCATGACCCGGTCCTGCGCCAGTTGCTCGATACGGCCATGGCCAACAACCGCGACCTGCGGGTGGCCGCGCTCAACGTCGAAGGCTACCGCGCCCAGTACCGCATCCAGCGTGCCGAGCTGCTGCCCAAGGTCGCCGCCAACGCCCAGGGCCAGCGCCAGTATCTGCCCCGCAGTCGGACCGGAAGCAAAGGCATGATCAGCAGCCAGCAATCGGCGACCGTGGGCATCAGCGCCTACGAGCTGGACCTGTTCGGCCGCCTGCGCAGCCTCAGCGACCAGGCGCTGCTGACCTACCTGGCCAGCGACGAGGCCCGGCGCAGCGCCGAGCTCAGCCTGGTCACCAGCGTGGCCGGCGCCTACCTGACCTGGCGCGCCGACCAGGAGCTGCTGGCACTGTCCACCCAGACGCTGCAAGCCGACGAGCAAAGCCTGCGCCTCACCCAACGCCAGCACCGCACCGGCACCCTCTCGGCCCTCGACGCGATCCAGGCCACCACCCGCGTCGACAGCTCGCGCGCCGCCGTGGCCCGTTACACCCGCCTGGCCGCCCAGGACCTGAACCAGCTCAACCGCCTGGTCGGCGTCGAGGTCAGCGCCACCCTGCCGGCGCTGCCCCTGGCGGACGATCAGATCGCCCGGGTACCGGCAGGCCTGCCGGCGGACCTGTTGCAGCGCCGCCCGGACATCCGGGAGGCCGAGTACCAGTTGCGGGCTGCCAACGCCAACATCGGCGCGGCACGCGCGGCGTTCTTTCCCAGCATCACCCTGACCGCCAACGCCGGCGCCAGCAGCCGCCAGTTGGCCGACCTGTTCGACGCCGGCTCCGGCACCTGGCTGTTCCAGCCGCAGATCAACCTGCCGTTGTTCAATGCCGGCAGCCTGCGCGCCAGCCTCGACTACGCCAAGGTGCAGAAGAACATCCAGGTGGCGCGCTATGAAAAGTCGATCCAGAGCGCCTTCCAGGAAGTCGCCGATGGCCTGGCCGCCCGCGCCACCTTTCAACGTCAACTGCAGGCCCAGCGCGACCTGGTGGCGGCCAGCCAGCGCTACCACGACCTGGCCGAGCATCGCTACCGCACCGGCATCGACAGCAGCCTGACCTTCCTCGACGCCCAACGTGCGCTGTTCAACGCCCAGGAAGGCCTGATCAACGATCGCCTGGCACAGCTGCTGGCGGAGGTGAACCTGTTCGCCGCCCTCGGCGGCGGCTGGGAAGAAACGCCCGGTCTGGCCTACCAGCGCTCGCCGGCCCGGCCGAAGTAG
- a CDS encoding AraC family transcriptional regulator has translation MTRPLILPLAENYRHGEHIAPHCHDRAQLIHAISGVVTVNAREGSWVVPPGRGVWVPAATEHELRMSGVVRMRTLFIDPGARPDLPGQCQVIEISPLLRELIIRAMDIAPEPPPQGRDARIMQLILDEIRVLPVFALHVPSPRSAVLQALSEALRQAPDEDWSLARAAAHCGLNPRTLTRAFQRETGLSLVQWLRRMRLLASLDALAAGRSVLAVALDLGYDSPSAFSAMFRRTLGVSPSVYFGRAGERW, from the coding sequence GTGACCCGCCCGCTCATCCTGCCCCTTGCCGAGAACTACCGCCATGGCGAGCACATCGCCCCGCACTGCCACGACCGGGCGCAGCTGATCCATGCCATCAGCGGCGTGGTCACGGTCAATGCCCGCGAGGGCAGCTGGGTGGTGCCGCCCGGGCGCGGGGTGTGGGTGCCGGCGGCCACCGAGCATGAGCTGCGGATGTCCGGCGTGGTGCGCATGCGCACCTTGTTCATCGACCCCGGCGCGCGCCCGGATCTACCTGGCCAGTGCCAGGTGATCGAGATCTCACCGCTGCTACGCGAGCTGATCATCCGCGCCATGGACATCGCCCCCGAGCCGCCGCCCCAGGGCCGCGACGCACGGATCATGCAGTTGATCCTCGACGAGATCCGCGTGTTGCCGGTGTTCGCCCTGCATGTGCCAAGCCCACGCTCGGCCGTGTTGCAGGCCTTGAGCGAGGCCCTGCGCCAGGCACCGGACGAGGACTGGAGCCTGGCCCGCGCCGCCGCCCACTGCGGGCTCAACCCGCGCACCCTGACCCGCGCGTTCCAGCGCGAAACGGGCCTCAGCCTGGTGCAGTGGTTGCGGCGCATGCGCTTGCTGGCCAGCCTCGATGCCCTGGCGGCCGGGCGCTCGGTACTGGCGGTGGCGCTGGACCTGGGCTACGACAGCCCCAGCGCGTTCAGCGCCATGTTCCGCCGCACGCTGGGGGTGTCGCCCTCGGTCTACTTCGGCCGGGCCGGCGAGCGCTGGTAG
- a CDS encoding ferric reductase-like transmembrane domain-containing protein produces MKALPSGWKLFAALAALTLLMTATVLIAHPLGSEGLRSAIRATARSSFALFLLTFLASSLAVLLPSAASRRLLRERRFLGLAFAFSHTVHGVLIYLYAQGYPELFWAGRTALANLPGSLGYLFILLLAMTSFKAPMRLLGPRLWKNLHATGAWVLAGVFCLSFYKRIPMGGGYPLAFALMFAAIALKLVAKQVIRLRRTAPSLTH; encoded by the coding sequence ATGAAAGCCCTGCCCTCTGGCTGGAAGCTGTTCGCCGCCCTCGCGGCCCTGACCCTGCTGATGACCGCCACGGTGCTGATCGCCCACCCGCTGGGGAGTGAAGGCCTGCGCAGCGCCATCCGCGCCACGGCCCGCAGCTCGTTCGCGTTGTTCCTGCTGACCTTCCTGGCCTCGTCGCTGGCCGTGCTGCTGCCCAGTGCCGCGAGCCGGCGCCTGCTGCGCGAGCGGCGCTTCCTGGGCCTGGCCTTTGCCTTCTCGCACACGGTGCATGGCGTGCTGATCTACCTGTATGCCCAGGGTTATCCCGAGTTGTTCTGGGCCGGACGCACGGCATTGGCCAACCTCCCCGGTTCGCTGGGTTACCTGTTCATCCTGTTGCTGGCCATGACGTCGTTCAAGGCCCCCATGCGCCTGCTTGGCCCACGCCTGTGGAAGAACCTGCACGCCACCGGGGCCTGGGTGCTGGCCGGGGTGTTCTGCCTGTCGTTCTACAAACGCATCCCAATGGGGGGCGGGTACCCACTGGCCTTCGCCCTGATGTTCGCCGCCATCGCCCTCAAGCTGGTCGCCAAGCAGGTGATTCGCCTGCGCCGCACCGCACCGTCACTGACCCACTGA
- a CDS encoding DoxX family protein, producing MLTATLTRPFTVLDRFGSWGADLPLRLFLAWEFFESGLEKFNGTNWFADLQASFPFPFDLLPAGLNWQLSMWAELICPLLLLLGLGTRLAAAVLMVVTVVAIAAVHWPAEWSGLAELAQGYAITDQGHGNYKLPLIYLVAMLPLLLRGAGRLSLDQWLWRASGARR from the coding sequence ATGCTGACCGCTACCCTCACTCGCCCGTTCACCGTCCTCGATCGCTTTGGCAGCTGGGGCGCCGATTTACCGCTGCGGCTGTTCCTGGCCTGGGAGTTCTTCGAATCGGGGCTGGAGAAGTTCAACGGGACGAACTGGTTCGCCGACCTGCAGGCCAGCTTCCCCTTTCCCTTCGACCTGTTGCCGGCCGGGTTGAACTGGCAGTTGTCGATGTGGGCCGAGCTGATCTGCCCGTTGCTGTTGCTGCTGGGGCTGGGCACGCGCCTGGCCGCCGCAGTGCTGATGGTGGTGACGGTGGTGGCGATTGCCGCCGTGCACTGGCCGGCCGAATGGTCGGGCCTGGCGGAGCTGGCGCAGGGCTATGCGATCACCGACCAGGGGCATGGCAACTACAAGCTGCCGTTGATCTACCTGGTGGCAATGCTGCCGTTGCTGTTGAGGGGGGCTGGGCGGTTGAGCCTGGACCAGTGGTTGTGGCGGGCTTCGGGTGCCAGGCGGTAG
- a CDS encoding LysE family translocator, producing MAMSVLAAFWAVSFLFVISPGADWAYAISAGMRGRWVLPAVAGMLSGHFLATLVVAAGVGSLIAGHSLALTLLTLAGCTYLLWLGGNLLLSPSVPQAGEDGAGDSGSRWAFKGFCVSGMNPKVFLLFLALLPQFTDPQSSWPVPAQILLLGLVHLCSSLVIYLMVGYGAKAVLRTRPAAARVVGRLSGVVMIAIALGLVVGQMR from the coding sequence GTGGCCATGAGTGTATTGGCGGCGTTCTGGGCCGTGTCGTTCCTGTTCGTGATCAGCCCCGGTGCGGACTGGGCCTATGCCATTTCCGCCGGCATGCGCGGGCGTTGGGTGCTGCCGGCGGTGGCGGGGATGTTGTCGGGGCATTTCCTTGCGACCCTGGTGGTGGCGGCCGGGGTCGGCAGCCTGATTGCCGGGCACTCGCTGGCGTTGACCCTGCTGACGCTGGCCGGCTGCACCTACCTGTTGTGGTTGGGTGGCAACCTGCTGCTCAGCCCGTCGGTACCCCAGGCCGGCGAGGATGGCGCGGGCGATTCCGGGTCGCGTTGGGCGTTCAAGGGTTTTTGCGTCAGTGGGATGAACCCCAAGGTGTTCCTGCTGTTCCTGGCGCTGCTGCCGCAGTTCACCGACCCGCAGTCGAGCTGGCCGGTGCCGGCGCAGATCCTGTTGCTGGGGCTGGTGCACCTGTGCAGTTCGCTGGTGATCTACCTGATGGTCGGCTATGGCGCCAAGGCGGTGCTGCGCACCCGGCCGGCGGCGGCGCGGGTGGTGGGGCGGTTGTCGGGGGTGGTGATGATCGCGATCGCGCTGGGGTTGGTGGTCGGGCAGATGCGTTGA
- a CDS encoding Lrp/AsnC family transcriptional regulator — protein sequence MDRTDRKILAELQKDGRLSVTELAERVGLSLSPCHRRLKALEESGAILGYHARLAPAALGLNFAALVFVTLREVTRQPVADFEAAVSEIPQIVEAQRLFGDPDYLLHVVAKDLPAFQKLYDEQLTSIPNVKRLSSTLVMKEVIQDRLLPM from the coding sequence ATGGACAGAACCGATCGAAAGATCCTTGCCGAGCTGCAAAAAGACGGGCGCCTGTCGGTGACCGAACTGGCCGAACGCGTGGGCTTGAGCCTGTCGCCCTGCCATCGGCGGCTCAAGGCGCTGGAAGAATCCGGCGCGATCCTCGGTTACCACGCGCGCCTGGCGCCCGCCGCCCTGGGCCTGAACTTCGCCGCGCTGGTGTTCGTGACCCTGCGCGAGGTGACCCGCCAGCCGGTGGCGGACTTCGAGGCGGCGGTGAGCGAGATCCCGCAGATCGTCGAGGCGCAACGGCTGTTCGGCGACCCGGACTACCTGCTGCACGTGGTGGCCAAGGACCTGCCGGCGTTCCAGAAGCTCTATGACGAGCAATTGACCAGCATTCCCAACGTAAAGCGGCTGAGCTCGACGCTGGTCATGAAAGAGGTGATCCAGGATCGGTTGTTGCCGATGTAA